A stretch of Prunus dulcis chromosome 6, ALMONDv2, whole genome shotgun sequence DNA encodes these proteins:
- the LOC117631939 gene encoding pentatricopeptide repeat-containing protein At3g02650, mitochondrial, whose product MWRSVVTARASLSTQAAQKLCATRNHKVLSSKTLTLVYQSPHFPTRSSLCQTRRFLSQLSENPSDSDSTEGQQLSVDFGENGDTQRENLTPGNGLVGEEKGDTQMNIFSPSDVELGEVEEVYEIDLEQLESLLSLLQSSADGCLESSFDGLNLTLHPEFVIKVVETPLVLGENLIRFFKWALKEKPEFGVTTHILDALVRATCSGLVRKRDVYYLWDLVKEVGEKENTVVRVKILNELISSFSKLGKGKAALEVFNKFGDFGCVPNADTYYFTIEALCRRSIFGWAQSVCEKMLDAGILPDGEKVGRIISWFCKGKKAKNAHLVYSSAANVKKQYLPPASVYFLISSLCREDETVKLALDMLDDFVGEARKYAIKPFSAVVRGLCRTKDVDGAKKLLLEMTMKGPPPGNAVFNMVINCYCKAGDMGEAIEMMNLMKSRGLKPDVYTYTVIMSGYTNGGQMEEACKILSEAKNKHPKLSPVTYHTLIRGYCKLEEFDKGLKLLREMKDSGVQPNVDEYNKLIQSLCLKALDWETAEKLLEEMKDNGLHLNGITQGLIKAVKELKEEKIDTENVVAEA is encoded by the coding sequence ATGTGGAGGTCTGTTGTGACAGCAAGAGCTTCTCTTTCGACACAGGCGGCACAGAAGTTGTGTGCAACTCGAAACCATAAGGTGCTTTCCTCTAAAACCCTAACACTAGTTTATCAATCTCCTCATTTTCCGACCAGATCCTCTCTCTGCCAAACCCGTAGGTTCCTTTCTCAGCTCTCAGAAAACCCTAGTGATTCTGATTCAACTGAAGGACAACAGCTATCAGTGGACTTTGGTGAAAATGGTGATACACAGAGGGAAAATCTTACCCCTGGGAATGGGCTTGTTGGAGAGGAAAAGGGTGATACTCAGATGAACATTTTTTCCCCCTCTGATGTAGAGTTGGGGGAAGTGGAAGAGGTTTATGAGATTGATTTGGAGCAGTTGGAGAGTTTATTGTCTCTTCTTCAGAGCAGTGCTGATGGGTGTCTTGAGTCTAGTTTTGATGGTTTAAATTTGACTTTACATCCAGAGTTTGTGATTAAAGTAGTTGAAACCCCACTTGTTTTGGGTGAGAATTTGATTAGGTTTTTCAAGTGGGCGTTGAAGGAGAAACCCGAGTTTGGTGTCACTACGCACATACTGGATGCACTTGTTCGAGCGACATGTAGTGGCCTCGTTAGGAAGAGAGATGTGTATTATTTGTGGGATTTAGTTAAGGAGGTTGGTGAGAAGGAGAACACTGTGGTGCGTGTGAAAATTCTCAACGAATTGATATCTTCATTCTCAAAATTGGGTAAAGGGAAAGCTGCTTTGGAGGTGTTCAACAAGTTTGGTGATTTTGGATGTGTCCCAAATGCAGATACATATTACTTTACAATTGAAGCACTTTGCAGGCGTTCAATTTTTGGTTGGGCTCAGTCTGTTTGTGAGAAGATGCTTGATGCGGGAATCTTGCCTGACGGTGAGAAAGTTGGTAGGATCATATCCTGGTTTTGCAAGGGTAAAAAAGCTAAAAATGCCCATTTGGTTTATTCCTCGGCGGCGAATGTGAAGAAGCAGTACCTGCCTCCCGCTTCGGTTTATTTTTTGATCAGTTCACTCTGTAGGGAGGATGAAACCGTTAAATTAGCTCTAGATATGTTAGAtgattttgttggtgaagCACGGAAATATGCGATTAAGCCCTTTTCAGCTGTTGTTCGAGGTTTGTGTAGGACAAAGGATGTCGATGGGGCCAAAAAATTGCTTCTTGAGATGACAATGAAGGGCCCACCTCCAGGAAATGCAGTTTTCAATATGGTAATCAATTGCTATTGTAAGGCTGGGGATATGGGAGAGGCAATTGAGATGATGAATCTAATGAAGAGTAGGGGGTTGAAACCAGATGTGTATACTTACACTGTTATCATGAGTGGTTATACAAATGGAGGTCAGATGGAGGAGGCTTGTAAAATATTATCCGAAGCCAAAAACAAGCACCCCAAATTGAGTCCTGTGACTTACCATACACTCATCCGTGGGTATTGCAAACTGGAAGAGTTTGATAAGGGTTTAAAGTTGTTGCGCGAGATGAAAGATTCTGGGGTCCAACCTAATGTTGATGAGTACAATAAGTTGATCCAATCTCTTTGCCTCAAGGCCTTGGATTGGGAAACAGCAGAAAAACTACTTGAAGAAATGAAGGATAATGGGTTGCATCTCAATGGGATTACTCAGGGTCTTATAAAAGCTGTGAAGGAACTGAAGGAGGAGAAAATAGACACTGAGAATGTAGTTGCAGAAGCCTAA